A region from the Aegilops tauschii subsp. strangulata cultivar AL8/78 chromosome 5, Aet v6.0, whole genome shotgun sequence genome encodes:
- the LOC109750956 gene encoding WAT1-related protein At5g64700-like produces the protein MAVDAGPRDWRTPASMVLVQLFITGMLLLSKVSIVAGMFIFALLAYRSFLGAAFILPFALISERDKWREMGWHATGWIFLNAFIGYAVPMSLLYYGLSDTTPSYAVIFVNMIPLFTFVLSLVFRMEALQIWSIAGLLKIVGVLLSVGGTMLLSLYKGKTLHLWDPIIVNHHKERHVAEVAGNHLRGTIFLVGSSFTFACWYLIQSKVLKVYPYKYWSSMTTCLVGGLQTSLVGILLRRDKNTWKLGWDLNLVTIIYSGALATAGRYSLNSWVVAKRGPTYPPMFNPLSLVFTTLLDSIFIGDEITVGSLLGTTMVIVGIYIFLWAKSKEVRDK, from the exons ATGGCCGTGGACGCGGGGCCGCGGGACTGGAGGACGCCGGCGTCGATGGTGCTGGTGCAGCTGTTCATCACGGGGATGCTCCTGCTGTCCAAGGTCTCCATCGTCGCCGGCATGTTCATCTTCGCGCTCCTCGCCTACCGCAGCTTCCTCGGCGCCGCATTCATCCTCCCCTTCGCGCTCATCTCCGAAAG GGACAAGTGGAGGGAGATGGGTTGGCACGCCACAGGATGGATCTTCCTCAATGCTTTCATCGG GTACGCGGTGCCAATGAGTCTACTCTACTATGGCCTCAGTGATACAACCCCATCTTATGCCGTCATCTTTGTAAATATGATCCCACTGTTCACCTTCGTTCTCTCGCTCGTCTTCAG AATGGAGGCGCTGCAAATCTGGAGCATAGCTGGATTGCTGAAGATCGTAGGTGTTCTACTCTCTGTGGGAGGCACGATGTTGCTTAGCCTTTACAAGGGCAAGACGCTGCACCTGTGGGATCCTATCATTGTGAACCACCACAAGGAACGTCATGTGGCTGAGGTTGCAGGCAATCACTTACGAGGGACAATATTCTTGGTAGGCAGCAGCTTCACATTTGCTTGCTGGTACCTGATTCAG TCAAAGGTTCTCAAGGTGTACCCATACAAATACTGGTCGTCCATGACAACATGCTTGGTTGGAGGACTTCAGACATCACTAGTTGGAATACTATTGAGAAGAGACAAGAACACATGGAAGCTAGGATGGGATCTGAACCTTGTGACCATTATATACTCG GGTGCACTTGCAACGGCAGGGAGATATAGTCTGAACTCATGGGTCGTGGCCAAGCGAGGCCCAACATACCCTCCCATGTTCAACCCATTATCTCTAGTGTTTACAACTTTGTTAGACTCCATCTTCATAGGCGATGAAATTACAGTAGGAAG CCTACTCGGTACAACAATGGTGATTGTTGGGATCTACATTTTCTTGTGGGCCAAATCAAAAGAAGTGCGGGACAAATAG